A portion of the Salvelinus alpinus chromosome 33, SLU_Salpinus.1, whole genome shotgun sequence genome contains these proteins:
- the LOC139563088 gene encoding lactoylglutathione lyase-like isoform X2: MMQQTMLRVKDPVKSLDFYTRIMGMTLLQKFDFPSMHFSLYFLGYEDKKEIPADVKERTAWTFSRRATIELTHNWGSESDASQSYHNGNSDPRGFGHIGIAVPDVYAACKLFEEQAVTFVKKPDDGKMKGLAFVQDPDGYWIEILSPNNMVSITS; the protein is encoded by the exons ATGATGCAGCAGACCATGCTGAGGGTGAAGGATCCAGTGAAATCCCTGGACTTCTATACCCGGATCATGGGAATGAC GTTACTACAAAAGTTTGACTTCCCCTCCATGCACTTCTCCCTTTACTTCCTGGGTTACGAGGACAAGAAGGAGATCCCTGCTGACGTGAAAGAAAGAACGGCATGGACCTTTTCCAGACGAGCCACCATTGAGCTCACCCA TAACTGGGGCTCTGAGAGTGACGCTAGCCAGTCTTACCACAATGGCAACTCGGACCCTCGTGGCTTTG GGCACATTGGAATTGCGGTGCCTGACGTCTATGCTGCCTGCAAGCTGTTTGAAGAGCAAGCAGTCACCTTTGTCAAGAAGCCCGATGATG GTAAAATGAAGGGGCTGGCGTTTGTACAGGACCCTGATGGCTACTGGATCGAGATTCTCAGCCCCAACAACATGGTCTCCATCACCTCTTAA